From the genome of Methanobrevibacter smithii ATCC 35061, one region includes:
- the gatE gene encoding Glu-tRNA(Gln) amidotransferase subunit GatE produces the protein MDWEKLGLKMGLEIHQQLNTKHKLFCPCKTELVDEDYNEIVERNLRPTQSELGEIDRAALQESLRGLNFKYESYDHHTCLVESDDEPPHSLNKEALEICITIAALMNMHIVDEFHTMRKQVIDGSNTGGFQRTGLAATDGYLDTPYGRVAIESLGLEEDAARRIETTEDYTEFRLDRLGIPLAEITTDPSMHHPDQVREVAYMIGQVLRSTNVKRGLGTIRQDLNISIEKGARVEIKGVQNLDLMSEIVENEVQRQLALIEIKEELNKRNAEVLEEIHDLDSLFENTKSKILSSAESIKAVVLKGFNGLIGKEVQPGRRFGTEIASYAKKRGVSGIFHSDELPAYGITQDEVNSVKDYLNVGSQDAFIIVAHDENVAISALEEVKRRANLGFEGVVEETRKSLDDGNTEYMRPLPTANRMYLETDIPLFKITDELVEPIKNNLPELPDVKKERIIKEYNLSEDLASQLVKRLEADVFEEILTDVEVDPTPVASLLAYDLREIKREGLDIDILTTRHLKDIFQLLADSKIAKDSVTKLTTCVIQSPDEEIEITAKNNNLTLLSHEEVTQIIEDIVNKNEAMVKERQMGAMGPLMGMSMKELKGKADGSIVNRIVKESIQKML, from the coding sequence ATGGATTGGGAAAAATTAGGACTTAAAATGGGACTTGAAATTCATCAGCAATTAAATACTAAACATAAACTCTTTTGTCCTTGTAAAACCGAGTTAGTTGATGAAGATTACAATGAAATTGTTGAGAGAAACTTAAGGCCAACACAAAGTGAACTTGGTGAAATTGACAGGGCTGCTCTTCAGGAGTCTTTACGTGGTTTAAACTTCAAATATGAATCTTATGACCACCACACTTGTCTTGTTGAAAGTGATGATGAACCTCCTCACAGCTTAAATAAAGAAGCTCTTGAAATCTGTATTACAATAGCTGCATTGATGAATATGCATATTGTAGATGAATTCCATACAATGAGAAAACAGGTTATTGATGGAAGTAACACCGGAGGATTCCAAAGAACAGGACTTGCTGCAACTGACGGTTATCTTGACACTCCTTACGGCAGGGTAGCTATTGAAAGTTTAGGTCTTGAAGAAGATGCAGCCAGAAGAATTGAAACTACTGAAGATTACACTGAATTTAGATTAGACAGGTTAGGTATTCCTCTTGCAGAAATTACAACAGATCCGTCTATGCACCATCCTGATCAAGTCCGTGAAGTTGCATATATGATCGGTCAGGTTTTAAGAAGTACTAATGTAAAAAGAGGTCTCGGAACCATCAGACAGGATTTAAATATTTCAATTGAAAAAGGAGCCCGTGTTGAAATTAAAGGTGTTCAAAACCTTGATTTAATGAGCGAAATTGTAGAAAATGAAGTTCAAAGACAGCTTGCATTAATTGAAATAAAAGAAGAATTGAACAAAAGAAATGCTGAAGTGCTTGAAGAAATTCATGATTTAGATAGCTTATTTGAAAATACCAAGTCCAAAATATTATCTTCAGCAGAATCCATAAAAGCAGTTGTATTAAAAGGTTTCAACGGACTTATCGGAAAAGAAGTTCAGCCTGGAAGAAGATTTGGTACTGAAATAGCAAGTTATGCTAAAAAACGTGGAGTTTCAGGAATATTCCACAGTGACGAACTACCTGCATACGGTATTACACAGGACGAAGTAAATTCAGTGAAAGACTATTTGAATGTTGGTTCTCAGGATGCATTCATCATTGTTGCACATGATGAAAATGTAGCTATTTCAGCACTGGAAGAAGTTAAAAGAAGAGCTAATCTCGGATTTGAAGGAGTTGTTGAAGAAACACGTAAATCATTAGACGATGGAAATACTGAATATATGAGACCTCTTCCTACAGCTAACAGGATGTATCTTGAAACAGATATTCCATTATTTAAAATAACTGATGAACTGGTCGAACCAATTAAAAACAACTTACCGGAACTTCCTGATGTTAAAAAAGAAAGAATTATTAAAGAATACAATTTAAGTGAAGATTTAGCCAGCCAGCTAGTTAAAAGATTAGAAGCTGATGTCTTTGAAGAGATATTAACTGATGTTGAAGTAGATCCAACACCAGTAGCTTCCCTTCTTGCTTATGATTTAAGAGAAATTAAAAGGGAAGGTCTTGACATTGATATTTTAACTACCCGACACTTAAAAGATATTTTCCAACTTTTAGCAGATTCCAAAATAGCTAAAGATAGTGTTACCAAATTAACAACCTGCGTAATACAATCACCTGATGAGGAAATCGAAATAACAGCTAAAAACAATAATCTGACTTTGCTTAGCCATGAAGAAGTTACTCAAATCATAGAAGACATTGTCAATAAAAATGAAGCTATGGTTAAAGAACGCCAGATGGGAGCTATGGGTCCTTTAATGGGAATGAGTATGAAAGAACTTAAAGGCAAAGCTGACGGAAGTATTGTTAACAGAATAGTTAAAGAGTCCATTCAGAAAATGTTATAA
- a CDS encoding adhesin encodes MKFINITFINGDGHDYGGAIHSEHGGKVYADTCIFKDNKANENGGAISVAGEQFYKLRKKILTKDNYIRTS; translated from the coding sequence GTGAAATTTATTAATATAACCTTTATAAACGGTGATGGTCATGATTACGGTGGTGCAATCCACAGTGAACACGGTGGTAAGGTATATGCAGATACATGTATCTTTAAAGACAATAAAGCAAATGAAAATGGCGGAGCTATTTCAGTAGCAGGAGAACAATTTTACAAACTTAGAAAAAAAATACTAACAAAGGATAATTACATCCGGACCTCTTGA
- the trxB gene encoding thioredoxin-disulfide reductase, translated as MKTYDIIIVGAGPGGLTAGIYAGRQGTKTLILDKGLAGGIGREVPLMENYPGFDTISGFELVEKMKLQCMKYIELHENEIVKNIEKNNDNFLVTTHKDEYCGKTIILATGSSHKHLEIPGEEEYLGKGVSYCATCDGLFFKDKDAIMIGGGNSALQEAIFLDNVGCNVTIIHRRDELRAQQYLQKEIKERNIDVIYDTTVEEIKGNALVNSVILKNVKTNEYSEFKTQGVFVGIGYKPHNELAKKLNVELSESGEIITDKHQRTNIENVYSAGDICGGLRQWIVACGEGAIAATSAYEDIHNHK; from the coding sequence ATGAAAACTTATGATATAATCATAGTTGGAGCAGGTCCTGGAGGATTAACTGCTGGAATCTATGCAGGAAGACAAGGAACAAAAACATTAATTTTGGATAAAGGACTGGCTGGTGGAATTGGTCGTGAAGTTCCACTAATGGAAAATTATCCTGGATTTGACACAATTTCAGGTTTTGAATTAGTTGAAAAAATGAAATTGCAGTGTATGAAATATATTGAATTGCATGAAAATGAAATTGTAAAAAACATAGAAAAAAACAATGATAACTTCCTTGTTACAACACATAAAGATGAATACTGCGGAAAAACAATAATTTTAGCTACTGGAAGTTCACATAAGCATCTGGAAATTCCCGGAGAAGAAGAATATTTAGGCAAGGGAGTTAGCTATTGCGCTACCTGTGACGGATTATTCTTTAAGGACAAAGATGCCATAATGATTGGTGGTGGAAATAGTGCACTGCAAGAAGCTATTTTCCTGGACAATGTCGGCTGTAATGTTACCATTATCCATAGAAGAGATGAACTAAGAGCTCAGCAATATCTGCAAAAGGAAATTAAGGAAAGAAATATTGATGTTATTTACGATACAACAGTTGAAGAAATAAAAGGAAATGCTCTTGTAAATTCTGTAATTCTAAAAAATGTTAAAACTAATGAATACAGTGAATTTAAAACACAGGGAGTTTTTGTTGGCATAGGATATAAACCACATAATGAATTAGCCAAAAAATTAAATGTTGAATTAAGTGAATCCGGAGAAATAATTACAGATAAACATCAAAGAACAAATATTGAAAATGTTTATTCTGCAGGAGATATATGTGGCGGGTTAAGGCAATGGATTGTAGCATGTGGAGAAGGTGCAATAGCTGCAACTTCCGCATATGAAGACATACACAATCACAAATAA
- a CDS encoding ISNCY-like element ISM1 family transposase produces MTKQNKSALNSNIDFIQLKLYDFFDEKIDQEKIISKRLNKTPNFENTNHKLFLDENNTFKYDNPICPVCGSHKIIKKGTIKKNKQNTNGKTTEFKEQQYQCKKCGKKFGIYNNPLIGENKQFLQEIMDKIPGIMKIGYQSLRKISKYFEIFLGIRISHQTIKNWSDKNHEESISNEKFEYSGYYLYDEQFLRLNGTRHYRLTLFDAILNIPVTERIVRRRIPKNTKKFILESTENKPFICLTTDLFPMYRNVADEIEVKHQLCIFHLFQTINHKLKVYCRRNKINGKQRDHIYENAQELKNCFRQNSKKEAIEQFKQYLQKYTAIPVVLKDFIRKHIINHFHRYVEYLDDENIEKTSNKVENYYRQTNPEKIKKIYKTKNGILTFLDYQMQNWTEKHIKIK; encoded by the coding sequence ATGACCAAACAAAACAAATCTGCCCTCAATAGTAATATAGACTTCATACAACTTAAACTTTATGATTTTTTTGATGAAAAAATTGATCAAGAAAAAATTATTTCAAAAAGATTGAATAAAACACCTAATTTTGAAAATACTAATCATAAACTATTTTTAGATGAAAATAATACTTTTAAATATGATAATCCCATTTGTCCAGTTTGTGGAAGCCACAAAATAATCAAAAAAGGCACAATAAAGAAAAACAAACAAAATACTAATGGAAAAACAACAGAATTCAAAGAACAGCAATATCAATGCAAAAAATGTGGAAAAAAATTCGGAATATACAATAATCCATTAATTGGTGAAAATAAACAATTTTTACAAGAAATAATGGATAAAATTCCAGGAATAATGAAAATAGGGTACCAATCACTTCGTAAAATAAGTAAATACTTTGAAATATTCCTTGGAATCAGAATATCTCATCAAACAATCAAGAACTGGTCTGACAAAAATCACGAAGAAAGCATCAGCAATGAAAAATTTGAATATTCTGGCTATTATTTATATGATGAGCAATTTTTAAGACTTAATGGAACTAGACACTACAGATTAACTTTATTTGATGCAATACTCAATATTCCAGTCACAGAACGAATAGTACGTCGCAGAATACCAAAAAACACGAAAAAATTTATCTTAGAATCAACAGAAAATAAACCATTCATTTGCCTAACAACCGATTTATTCCCAATGTATCGTAATGTAGCAGATGAAATAGAAGTAAAACATCAATTGTGCATATTTCATCTGTTTCAAACAATAAACCATAAATTAAAAGTATATTGTAGAAGAAACAAGATTAATGGAAAACAAAGAGACCATATTTACGAAAATGCACAAGAATTAAAAAACTGTTTCAGACAAAACTCAAAAAAAGAAGCAATAGAACAATTTAAACAATATTTACAAAAATATACGGCCATACCAGTTGTTTTAAAAGATTTCATAAGAAAACATATCATAAATCACTTCCACAGATACGTAGAATATCTTGATGATGAAAATATAGAAAAAACATCAAATAAAGTCGAAAATTACTACAGACAAACCAATCCTGAAAAAATAAAGAAAATATACAAAACCAAAAATGGAATCCTGACATTTTTAGACTATCAAATGCAAAATTGGACTGAAAAACACATTAAAATCAAATAA
- a CDS encoding GMP synthase subunit A, with translation MTILVINNKGQYNHRIQRSLQYLKIPTELVPNTLSIEEIEAKNPIGLILGGGPSIEGAGNSEEYIKHFDIPILGICLGHQLIAKAYGGQIDTSNTESYAKVEINIVNDENLFSGLAPKMEVWSSHKDEVKSIPDDFEILANSNLCDVESFKHTEKDVYGIQFHPEVHHTPKGSTIFENFYEICKKRCNND, from the coding sequence ATGACAATATTAGTTATTAATAATAAAGGCCAATATAATCATAGAATTCAACGTAGCTTACAATATCTTAAAATTCCAACTGAATTAGTTCCAAATACATTAAGTATCGAAGAAATTGAAGCTAAAAATCCAATTGGATTGATTTTAGGTGGCGGACCTTCAATTGAAGGTGCTGGAAATAGTGAAGAATATATTAAACATTTTGATATACCTATTTTAGGAATCTGTTTAGGACACCAGCTAATAGCCAAGGCTTACGGTGGACAAATAGACACGTCCAATACTGAAAGCTATGCTAAAGTTGAAATCAATATTGTTAATGATGAAAACTTATTTTCAGGATTAGCTCCTAAAATGGAAGTCTGGTCTTCCCACAAAGATGAAGTGAAAAGTATCCCTGATGATTTTGAAATTTTGGCTAATTCAAACTTATGCGATGTTGAATCCTTTAAACATACTGAAAAAGATGTTTATGGAATACAATTCCACCCTGAAGTACATCATACTCCTAAAGGATCAACTATATTCGAAAATTTCTATGAAATTTGTAAAAAAAGGTGTAATAATGATTGA
- the guaA gene encoding glutamine-hydrolyzing GMP synthase: MLGPEEFIKDAIQKIKEQIGDEKAIIALSGGVDSSVCSVLVQEAIGDNLIAIFVDHGLLREGEVEEVTNTFKDRLNFNYVDASEEFLNALEGVEDPEEKRKIIGKVFIDVFEREAEKTDAKYLVQGTIAPDWIESKGKIKSHHNLALPSGMVLELVEPIRDLYKDEVREIGLLLDLPEKVVHRQPFPGPGLAVRVIGSLTPEKLDICRKANKIVTDEIEKAGIDKDVWQYFAVLTDSKVTGVKGDQRDFGYLVVLRIVDSVDAMTAYVPELPWKVIQTMSQRITSEISEVTHVALSISDKPPSTIEFA; encoded by the coding sequence ATGTTAGGTCCAGAAGAATTTATTAAAGATGCTATCCAAAAGATAAAAGAGCAAATAGGTGATGAAAAAGCTATTATTGCTTTATCCGGAGGAGTCGACAGTTCAGTATGTTCTGTTCTTGTCCAAGAAGCTATTGGAGATAATTTAATAGCAATATTTGTAGATCATGGTCTTTTAAGAGAAGGGGAAGTGGAAGAAGTAACTAATACTTTTAAAGATAGATTAAACTTTAATTATGTTGATGCTTCTGAAGAATTCTTAAACGCTCTTGAAGGAGTAGAAGATCCTGAAGAAAAAAGAAAAATCATCGGAAAAGTATTTATTGATGTTTTTGAAAGAGAAGCTGAAAAAACAGATGCAAAATACTTAGTACAAGGTACCATAGCTCCTGATTGGATTGAAAGTAAAGGTAAAATCAAATCCCACCACAATTTAGCACTCCCTAGCGGTATGGTTCTTGAGTTAGTTGAACCAATCCGTGATTTGTACAAAGATGAAGTAAGGGAAATTGGTTTATTATTAGACTTACCTGAAAAAGTAGTTCACAGACAACCGTTCCCAGGCCCGGGTCTTGCTGTTAGAGTTATTGGCTCACTTACACCAGAAAAACTTGATATTTGCAGAAAAGCAAATAAAATAGTAACTGACGAAATAGAAAAAGCAGGTATTGACAAAGATGTATGGCAATATTTCGCAGTATTAACTGACAGTAAAGTTACCGGAGTTAAAGGAGACCAAAGAGACTTCGGTTATTTGGTTGTTTTAAGAATCGTTGATTCCGTTGATGCTATGACTGCATATGTTCCTGAATTACCATGGAAGGTTATTCAAACAATGTCACAAAGAATAACTTCTGAAATTTCTGAAGTAACACATGTTGCATTATCCATAAGTGATAAACCACCTAGCACAATCGAATTCGCTTAA
- a CDS encoding Nre family DNA repair protein: MANMKTTKNAYLEKLTKQIQMKSVKVGKNLEGSTPPSVFIGRWSYPKVYAGPMMANQLGDTAIMDSPESWIGEHKNQEDIIKYRMGLVRGKQLIKIDDLDNPFVEKLQDISLASKAIDSEATFGKRPTGALLTEDSMPHGPSAVIEKFDIDAVRWDKQLEKTYYDTDLKASEAVLNLHNKDVPFTAMQKAFSVGAFGTKNKRKLVPTRWSITACDTTLADQFLKEVRKFEKIDTYRVYEFGSLNNYYVIILTPTEWQYEWYEAFIKIIGKEEIIFSDYETNGGKKEYSRVGGCYYTAKMAVLDSLFKEKKQAGLLVLREAYEGYVPLGVFNVRENMKEAMKKSYKEFETLKDAMLYCGSKLKIPVKKYVKQGTLLNEMLHTKQTTLDQYFK, encoded by the coding sequence ATGGCAAATATGAAAACAACCAAAAATGCATACCTTGAAAAATTAACCAAACAAATACAGATGAAATCTGTTAAAGTTGGAAAAAATTTAGAGGGAAGCACACCACCGTCTGTTTTTATTGGAAGATGGTCATATCCCAAAGTCTATGCAGGGCCTATGATGGCAAATCAATTAGGAGATACTGCAATTATGGATTCTCCGGAATCCTGGATTGGAGAGCATAAAAATCAGGAAGATATAATTAAATACAGAATGGGTCTCGTAAGAGGAAAACAACTAATTAAAATTGATGATTTAGATAATCCTTTTGTTGAAAAACTACAGGACATCTCCCTGGCTTCCAAAGCAATTGACAGTGAAGCCACTTTTGGCAAACGTCCCACAGGAGCACTGCTGACTGAAGACAGTATGCCTCATGGTCCAAGTGCAGTTATTGAAAAATTTGATATAGATGCAGTCCGCTGGGACAAACAATTGGAAAAAACCTATTATGACACTGATTTGAAAGCCAGTGAAGCTGTTCTAAACTTGCACAATAAAGATGTTCCATTTACAGCTATGCAAAAAGCATTTTCAGTAGGTGCCTTTGGAACAAAAAACAAAAGAAAACTGGTTCCGACAAGATGGTCAATTACAGCATGTGATACCACATTGGCAGACCAATTCTTAAAAGAAGTCAGAAAATTTGAAAAGATTGATACATACAGGGTTTATGAATTCGGAAGCCTGAACAATTATTATGTAATCATATTGACTCCGACAGAATGGCAGTATGAATGGTATGAAGCATTTATTAAAATAATAGGTAAAGAAGAAATTATTTTCTCAGACTATGAAACAAATGGTGGAAAAAAGGAATACTCAAGAGTTGGCGGATGTTATTACACAGCTAAAATGGCAGTTCTTGACAGTTTATTTAAAGAGAAAAAACAGGCAGGATTACTTGTTTTAAGAGAAGCTTACGAAGGTTATGTGCCATTAGGAGTATTTAATGTTAGAGAAAATATGAAAGAAGCTATGAAAAAATCATATAAAGAATTTGAAACCTTAAAAGATGCTATGTTATACTGCGGAAGCAAACTAAAAATACCGGTTAAAAAATATGTAAAGCAGGGAACCCTGTTAAATGAAATGCTTCACACAAAACAGACTACACTGGATCAATACTTCAAATAG
- a CDS encoding DegT/DnrJ/EryC1/StrS family aminotransferase: protein MEFKFKEPHKETRESMAKVASGENPYLNDKNNSFEKNCQKKVKEITGHEYCEITSSGNNSIFIALSAIEGSVIIPDQGGWNGFKQIANYLNKEIITLKTDLGLINTDYLNEMDIPKNSALIFTSFAGYSANQDTKSISKYCKNNGITTIEDASAGIGDEKQELGNGNLSDIIIASTGSPKIINVGSGGFISSNKPEIFENTKLPQKLSKTNEIICSGIDKELDFVKSNLEQTINATNILKKHINNTFHASKRGVNVIIQHDKPKDIIWKVKKELPINHHAFITKCPNYNRLKEKGLVIEVKNLDYSSLKKENLDKIIEVVNNQL from the coding sequence ATGGAATTTAAATTTAAAGAACCTCATAAAGAAACTAGGGAATCTATGGCTAAAGTAGCCAGTGGCGAAAATCCTTATTTAAATGACAAGAACAACAGTTTTGAAAAAAACTGCCAAAAAAAAGTAAAAGAAATTACAGGACATGAATACTGCGAAATAACCAGCAGCGGAAACAACAGTATTTTTATAGCACTGTCAGCTATTGAAGGTTCAGTCATTATACCAGACCAGGGAGGATGGAATGGTTTTAAGCAAATTGCCAACTATTTAAATAAGGAAATAATAACCCTCAAAACAGATTTAGGATTGATAAACACTGATTATTTAAATGAAATGGATATTCCTAAAAACTCCGCCCTAATATTTACAAGTTTTGCAGGATATAGTGCAAACCAGGATACAAAAAGCATTTCAAAATACTGTAAAAACAATGGAATCACAACAATTGAAGATGCTTCTGCAGGAATTGGAGATGAAAAACAGGAGTTGGGAAATGGAAATTTATCAGACATCATAATTGCTTCAACAGGATCTCCAAAAATCATAAATGTTGGAAGCGGCGGCTTTATCAGCTCAAATAAACCTGAAATTTTTGAAAATACCAAACTGCCTCAAAAATTAAGTAAAACTAATGAAATAATATGCAGTGGTATAGATAAAGAACTTGATTTTGTAAAAAGTAATTTGGAACAAACAATAAATGCAACAAACATATTAAAAAAACATATAAATAATACATTTCATGCAAGTAAAAGAGGCGTTAATGTAATTATCCAACATGACAAACCGAAGGATATAATCTGGAAAGTGAAAAAGGAATTGCCGATAAATCATCATGCTTTCATTACAAAATGTCCGAACTATAATCGTCTGAAAGAAAAAGGACTTGTAATTGAAGTTAAAAATTTGGATTACAGCAGTTTAAAAAAAGAAAATCTTGATAAAATAATTGAAGTTGTTAATAATCAACTATGA
- a CDS encoding (R)-citramalate synthase, with protein sequence MNIKILDTTLRDGEQTPGVSLTSLEKLRIATKLDEIGVNFIEAGSAITSEGERQSIKDITQQNFNAEILSFSRPLEMDIDYCLECDVDAVNLVVPTSDLHIFDKLKITKEELLAMSNSAVDYCKDHGLTVELSAEDASRTSIDFLKTVYVNAIEHGADRVCLCDTVGILTPESSFEMFKQLKEDIDVPISCHCHNDFGLAVANTFAALKGGASEFHSTINGIGERAGNTSFEECVVGIYKLFPQFSTDIKIHEIYTISKLVARLTGVYIQPNKAIVGENAFAHESGIHSDGIIKNAATYESITPELVGRKRRFVIGKHMGTHGLDVRLKELGVNVSKNQLKKICDNIKVLADKGKTVTDVDLQAIADNVLEINHKDRIKLNEVTIVSGNKVMPTASVKLTVDGEEVLNAGVGIGPVDAAINAVNSLDIFDDIDFIEYHVDAITGGTDALIDVIIKLQKGDKIISARGTEPDIINASVKAYISGVNRLLSN encoded by the coding sequence ATGAATATTAAAATATTGGACACTACTTTAAGAGATGGAGAACAGACTCCTGGTGTATCTTTAACTTCATTGGAGAAATTAAGAATTGCTACTAAACTTGATGAAATTGGTGTTAATTTTATTGAGGCAGGTTCAGCAATTACTTCAGAAGGGGAAAGACAGTCTATTAAAGATATAACTCAACAGAATTTTAATGCAGAGATTCTTAGTTTTTCCAGACCTCTTGAAATGGATATTGATTATTGTTTAGAATGTGATGTTGATGCAGTTAATTTAGTTGTTCCTACTTCTGATTTGCATATTTTTGATAAATTAAAAATTACTAAAGAGGAGTTGCTGGCAATGTCCAACTCTGCAGTTGATTATTGTAAGGATCATGGGTTAACTGTTGAGCTGTCTGCTGAAGATGCATCCCGAACAAGCATTGATTTTTTAAAGACAGTTTATGTTAATGCTATTGAACATGGTGCTGATAGGGTTTGCTTATGTGATACTGTTGGTATTTTAACACCTGAATCTTCTTTTGAAATGTTTAAGCAATTAAAAGAAGATATTGATGTTCCAATTAGCTGTCATTGTCATAATGATTTTGGTTTGGCTGTTGCCAATACATTTGCCGCTTTGAAAGGGGGAGCATCTGAATTCCATTCTACCATAAATGGTATCGGTGAGAGAGCAGGCAATACTTCTTTTGAAGAATGTGTTGTTGGCATATACAAATTATTCCCTCAGTTTTCAACAGATATTAAAATTCATGAGATTTACACCATTTCAAAATTAGTGGCAAGATTGACTGGTGTTTATATTCAGCCTAACAAAGCAATTGTAGGTGAGAATGCTTTTGCTCATGAATCAGGAATTCATTCTGATGGAATTATTAAAAATGCCGCTACTTATGAATCTATAACTCCTGAACTTGTTGGCCGTAAACGCAGGTTCGTCATTGGTAAGCATATGGGTACTCATGGTTTGGATGTTAGACTAAAAGAGCTGGGAGTTAATGTCAGTAAAAATCAGCTTAAAAAGATTTGCGACAATATTAAAGTTCTTGCTGATAAAGGTAAAACAGTTACTGATGTTGATTTGCAGGCAATAGCTGATAATGTTTTAGAAATTAATCATAAAGACAGGATTAAGTTAAATGAGGTTACTATTGTATCAGGTAATAAGGTTATGCCTACAGCATCTGTAAAACTGACAGTTGACGGTGAGGAAGTTTTAAATGCTGGTGTAGGTATTGGTCCTGTGGATGCTGCAATCAATGCTGTTAACTCTTTGGATATCTTTGATGATATTGATTTTATTGAATACCATGTAGATGCAATTACCGGAGGTACTGATGCACTTATTGATGTAATTATTAAACTTCAGAAAGGGGATAAAATCATATCTGCAAGAGGAACTGAGCCGGATATTATTAATGCCAGTGTAAAGGCATATATTTCTGGTGTTAACCGCTTACTTTCTAATTAG
- a CDS encoding TIGR01177 family methyltransferase yields MELLCIQSQEHDKLPLAELKAVIECEDMELDISKITEGLILLKDISDENSDKYYQTLVKRLGYTHEVDEVIFKSSIDDLERDILAIDWSRYISKNFAVRVKRFNSPIDTVAAERKTGSLILSKCDNIKVKLKKPDSLIRLIAYENTVYIAIEKFKLNKKHFEEIKPHKRPFFYPGSMSPKLARCMVNLSRVNSGDLVLDPFCGTGGILIEAGLIGCKVAGSDVNWKMKNGSAINLDYCGITDYRTFNVDVRELKMYEKVDSVVTDPPYGISTSTGDIEGDEIFNEFFHSIYDNMKDDAYLCMASPHYVDLNPMIEEVGFELVEQYGIKMHRSLTRIISVIRKKNV; encoded by the coding sequence ATGGAATTACTATGTATACAATCTCAGGAACATGACAAATTACCTCTTGCAGAACTAAAAGCAGTTATTGAATGTGAGGATATGGAATTGGATATTTCTAAAATAACTGAAGGTTTGATTTTATTAAAGGATATTTCTGATGAAAACTCAGACAAATATTATCAGACACTTGTAAAAAGATTAGGATACACCCATGAAGTGGATGAGGTAATATTTAAATCCTCTATAGATGATTTGGAAAGGGATATTTTAGCTATTGACTGGAGCAGATATATTTCTAAAAACTTTGCTGTAAGAGTAAAAAGATTCAACTCTCCAATTGATACTGTGGCTGCTGAGCGAAAGACAGGATCATTAATTTTATCAAAATGTGACAATATAAAAGTAAAACTGAAAAAACCTGATTCATTAATCAGATTAATTGCTTATGAAAATACTGTTTATATAGCTATTGAAAAATTTAAACTCAATAAAAAACATTTTGAAGAAATAAAACCTCATAAAAGACCGTTTTTCTATCCAGGTTCAATGAGTCCAAAATTGGCAAGGTGTATGGTTAATCTGTCTAGGGTTAATTCCGGAGATTTGGTATTGGATCCTTTCTGTGGAACTGGGGGAATACTTATTGAAGCAGGATTAATTGGATGTAAAGTTGCAGGATCTGATGTTAACTGGAAAATGAAAAATGGAAGTGCAATCAATTTGGATTACTGTGGAATAACTGATTATAGAACATTCAATGTTGATGTACGTGAACTTAAAATGTATGAAAAGGTAGATAGTGTAGTTACAGACCCTCCTTATGGAATATCTACTTCAACTGGAGATATTGAGGGTGATGAGATTTTCAATGAGTTTTTCCATTCAATTTATGATAATATGAAAGATGATGCCTATTTGTGTATGGCTAGTCCTCATTATGTTGATTTAAATCCTATGATTGAGGAAGTTGGATTTGAATTAGTTGAACAATATGGAATCAAAATGCATAGAAGTTTAACAAGGATAATTTCAGTTATTCGTAAGAAAAATGTTTAA